Proteins encoded within one genomic window of Pseudalkalibacillus sp. SCS-8:
- a CDS encoding sigma-54 interaction domain-containing protein, whose protein sequence is MLLDVTNTREMLQAILSSIDEGIHVINNEGITVFYNEIASMHDGVPVEDVLGHHLLDVFPTFSKETSTLLKVVESGEPIYNQHQRYPNVKGKLITTVNTTLPIIVQGEIVGAVEIAKDFSKIQQLSWKLLDLEARVKGSNTKDKPKEYENGTNFKMNDILTQNSLFLKVKEMALKAAESSSPVIVYGETGTGKELLVQAIHNASDRSRRSFIAQNCAAIPSSLLESILFGTAKGSYTGAVDRPGLFELADGGTLFLDELNSMPLDTQAKLLRVLQNGKIRRVGSTSEKSVDVRVIVAMNEDPKVCIERETLRKDLYYRLNVIFLKIPPLRDRKEDIPLLMDHFIQRYNFKFGKLVIRVSDEVKHLFKEYQWPGNVRELEHAIESALNLITEDTLTLEHIPIHLIEASDVPGEEVRIPSLREAISDTEEKWIKKAMDATNGNIQRAAKLLKIPRQTLQYKLAKITEKHTAEN, encoded by the coding sequence ATGCTACTGGATGTGACCAATACAAGAGAAATGCTCCAAGCCATCTTAAGTTCGATTGATGAGGGGATTCATGTCATCAACAACGAAGGGATTACCGTATTTTACAATGAGATTGCCTCAATGCATGACGGTGTACCTGTCGAAGATGTATTAGGCCATCACCTGCTCGATGTTTTCCCGACTTTCTCGAAGGAAACGAGTACATTACTGAAGGTAGTGGAATCTGGTGAGCCGATTTATAATCAGCATCAACGGTATCCCAATGTAAAAGGAAAACTGATCACGACTGTCAATACAACGTTGCCTATCATCGTTCAAGGTGAAATTGTCGGAGCGGTTGAAATCGCAAAGGATTTCTCAAAAATCCAACAGCTATCCTGGAAGCTTCTTGACCTGGAAGCGCGTGTCAAAGGCTCAAATACAAAGGATAAACCGAAGGAATATGAAAACGGTACAAATTTCAAGATGAATGACATCCTGACGCAAAACAGTCTTTTTTTGAAAGTGAAGGAGATGGCACTGAAGGCTGCTGAATCCTCTTCTCCTGTGATTGTATATGGTGAGACAGGGACTGGAAAAGAACTGCTTGTCCAAGCGATCCACAATGCCTCTGACCGAAGCAGACGGTCCTTTATCGCCCAAAATTGTGCAGCCATTCCATCCTCGTTGCTTGAGAGCATTCTCTTTGGAACTGCTAAAGGAAGCTATACGGGAGCAGTAGACCGACCGGGACTTTTTGAGCTGGCGGATGGGGGAACGTTGTTTCTGGATGAGTTGAACTCGATGCCTCTCGATACCCAGGCAAAGCTGCTACGGGTCCTGCAGAACGGGAAAATCCGCCGAGTTGGGAGTACGTCTGAAAAAAGCGTCGATGTACGGGTCATCGTAGCGATGAATGAAGATCCGAAAGTTTGCATTGAAAGAGAAACGTTAAGGAAGGATCTTTATTATCGGTTGAATGTCATCTTTTTAAAGATCCCACCACTCCGGGATCGTAAGGAAGACATCCCATTATTGATGGATCACTTCATCCAGCGATACAACTTCAAGTTTGGTAAACTGGTCATTCGTGTTTCGGATGAGGTGAAGCACTTGTTTAAGGAGTACCAATGGCCAGGTAATGTACGTGAGTTGGAGCATGCAATCGAATCAGCACTGAACCTAATCACGGAAGATACATTGACACTTGAGCATATTCCGATCCATTTAATCGAAGCATCAGATGTCCCAGGTGAGGAGGTCCGTATCCCTTCACTCCGTGAGGCCATATCAGACACAGAGGAAAAATGGATCAAAAAAGCGATGGATGCGACAAACGGGAACATCCAAAGAGCTGCAAAGTTACTCAAAATCCCACGACAAACGCTCCAATATAAGCTGGCGAAAATTACTGAAAAACACACTGCCGAAAATTAG
- the ablA gene encoding lysine 2,3-aminomutase gives MKEFTFKPKRHWKDVELWKDVTDEQWNDWLWQLTHTIRNVDQLKKVVNLTPEEEEGVRISTRTIPLNITPYYASLMNPDDHRCPIRMQSVPISAEINKTKYDLEDPLHEDEDSPVPGLTHRYPDRVLFLVTNQCSMYCRYCTRRRFSGQIGMGVPKKQLDAAIGYIANTPAVRDVLISGGDGLLINDNILEYVLKNLRAIPHVEIIRIGTRAPVVFPQRITENLCKILKKYHPVWLNTHFNTSIEITEESKKACEMLADAGVPVGNQAVILAGINDSPYIMKKLMHDLVKIRVRPYYIYQCDLSEGIGHFRAPVSKGLEIMESLRGHTSGYAVPTFVVDAPGGGGKISVQPNYIISQSADKVVLRNFEGVITTYPEPENYVAGRAEAYFDEHYQITEKPKTVGIASLMRDEAFNLVPEGLQRLNRRKTYQEDPDHSSLKDRRSKRDEMIERKWQAEQNKTAGD, from the coding sequence ATGAAAGAGTTCACGTTTAAACCGAAAAGGCATTGGAAGGATGTCGAGCTTTGGAAAGATGTTACGGATGAGCAGTGGAACGATTGGCTCTGGCAGCTGACCCATACAATACGAAATGTCGATCAGCTAAAGAAAGTCGTTAATCTGACGCCAGAGGAAGAGGAAGGCGTACGAATCTCAACGCGTACGATTCCGTTGAACATTACACCTTATTATGCGTCACTCATGAACCCTGACGATCATCGTTGTCCGATACGTATGCAGTCCGTGCCAATCTCAGCAGAAATCAATAAAACGAAGTATGACCTAGAGGATCCTTTGCATGAAGACGAGGATTCACCGGTTCCAGGTCTGACGCACCGTTACCCGGATCGCGTACTTTTTCTAGTGACAAACCAATGTTCCATGTATTGCCGGTATTGTACGAGACGTCGTTTCTCTGGCCAGATCGGCATGGGTGTACCGAAGAAACAACTGGATGCCGCCATCGGGTATATTGCTAACACACCTGCCGTAAGAGATGTGTTGATTTCAGGTGGGGATGGGTTGTTAATCAATGACAACATCCTAGAATACGTATTGAAGAACTTACGTGCGATCCCACATGTTGAAATCATCCGAATCGGTACACGTGCACCGGTCGTGTTTCCGCAGCGTATTACGGAAAACCTGTGCAAGATTCTGAAGAAATACCATCCTGTCTGGTTGAATACACATTTTAATACCTCGATTGAAATTACCGAAGAATCGAAGAAAGCCTGTGAAATGCTGGCTGATGCAGGTGTGCCGGTTGGGAACCAGGCCGTTATTCTGGCGGGAATCAATGACAGCCCTTACATTATGAAAAAACTGATGCATGATCTCGTTAAGATCCGGGTCCGCCCTTATTACATTTATCAATGTGATTTATCAGAAGGAATTGGTCATTTTCGAGCACCGGTTTCAAAAGGGCTTGAAATCATGGAATCACTGCGTGGTCATACATCCGGATATGCGGTTCCTACCTTTGTCGTCGACGCGCCTGGGGGAGGAGGCAAGATTTCCGTTCAGCCGAATTATATCATCTCGCAAAGTGCCGATAAGGTCGTCCTACGAAACTTTGAAGGGGTCATCACCACTTATCCAGAACCAGAAAACTATGTGGCTGGGCGGGCTGAGGCATACTTTGATGAACATTATCAAATCACAGAAAAACCGAAGACGGTTGGAATTGCAAGCTTGATGCGGGATGAAGCGTTCAATCTAGTTCCTGAAGGGTTACAGCGGTTGAACCGACGTAAAACGTATCAGGAGGATCCCGACCACTCCTCGCTGAAAGACCGTCGCTCGAAGCGTGATGAAATGATTGAACGGAAATGGCAAGCCGAACAGAACAAAACGGCTGGAGACTAA
- a CDS encoding YokU family protein, translating to MQCMWCESEKASQGAATSYWELPDGSRAIEIKAIPSIQCPDCGMEYQEESLIEEIEDQLMLIDTKPLPNSLTFKELMDVPRFLKKNYFKL from the coding sequence ATGCAATGTATGTGGTGTGAATCTGAAAAAGCAAGTCAAGGTGCAGCTACAAGTTACTGGGAGCTGCCAGACGGGTCCCGTGCGATTGAAATCAAGGCTATTCCCTCGATACAGTGTCCGGATTGCGGCATGGAGTATCAAGAAGAGTCTTTGATTGAAGAGATTGAGGACCAACTGATGCTGATTGATACAAAGCCTCTGCCAAACTCATTGACGTTTAAAGAACTTATGGATGTTCCAAGATTTTTGAAGAAGAATTATTTCAAGCTTTAG
- a CDS encoding aspartate aminotransferase family protein, with translation MTNKSHLIKPLLGASYPEVAYGKGIYLYDTEGNRYLDGASGAVTANIGHGVGEIVEAMKEQAEKISFVYRSQFTNRPAEELAEKLAQIAPGDLDYVFFVNSGSEATETALKIAVQYWQEQGRPEKNRIISRWTSYHGITLGALSMSGHVLRRNRFSSLLADYPAVSPPYCYQCPFYDTFPTCGMKCAEELETAIQRIGPDKVAAFIFEPIIGAAGGAIVPPEPYYARVKEICDRYEVLLIADEVMTGFGRTGAGFAMEHWGVQPDIMALGKGLSGGYTPIGATMASERIIKTIESGSRVIMSGHTLSGNPQSAAVASAVLSYMNIHQVTDRAAAFEPLVEQELRQIASRYPVIGDVRGKGLLWGLEFVSNPDTKECFPIQTFVTERIIKKCFEKGLIVYPAIGGINGTSGDAIIVAPPLTINKEEIKLLMTILEEAIAEISHDLDHDGLLQHRSIS, from the coding sequence ATGACCAACAAATCACATCTCATCAAACCGTTACTTGGCGCATCCTACCCTGAAGTGGCATATGGAAAAGGCATCTATCTTTATGATACTGAAGGCAATCGTTATTTGGACGGAGCCTCGGGTGCAGTTACAGCCAATATTGGGCATGGTGTCGGCGAAATCGTCGAAGCGATGAAGGAGCAGGCGGAAAAAATATCGTTCGTCTACCGTTCTCAATTTACAAACCGTCCAGCTGAGGAGCTTGCAGAAAAGCTCGCCCAAATTGCGCCAGGTGACTTGGATTATGTCTTTTTCGTAAACAGCGGTTCCGAAGCGACTGAAACAGCTTTGAAAATTGCTGTCCAATACTGGCAGGAACAAGGCAGACCAGAGAAGAATCGGATCATTTCGCGCTGGACCAGCTATCATGGAATCACTTTGGGCGCATTATCCATGTCTGGGCATGTTTTAAGACGTAACCGATTCAGTTCATTATTGGCTGACTATCCTGCTGTTTCGCCACCTTACTGTTATCAATGTCCGTTCTATGACACCTTCCCAACCTGTGGGATGAAGTGTGCAGAGGAACTGGAGACCGCCATACAACGGATCGGACCAGACAAGGTCGCAGCATTCATATTTGAACCGATTATCGGAGCAGCAGGAGGGGCAATCGTTCCACCCGAGCCTTATTATGCGCGAGTAAAAGAGATTTGTGATCGGTATGAGGTGCTCTTGATTGCGGATGAAGTGATGACAGGCTTTGGACGTACTGGAGCCGGTTTTGCCATGGAGCATTGGGGGGTTCAACCGGATATCATGGCGTTAGGAAAGGGATTGAGCGGTGGTTATACGCCGATTGGAGCGACAATGGCTTCCGAACGAATCATCAAAACGATTGAAAGTGGATCTAGGGTGATCATGAGCGGACATACATTAAGTGGTAATCCGCAATCTGCGGCGGTGGCGTCAGCCGTTCTCAGCTACATGAACATCCACCAGGTTACGGACCGTGCAGCTGCCTTTGAACCGCTCGTTGAGCAAGAGTTGAGACAGATCGCAAGCCGTTATCCTGTCATCGGGGATGTGCGTGGCAAAGGACTTCTTTGGGGGTTAGAATTCGTCAGTAATCCAGATACGAAGGAATGCTTCCCGATCCAAACCTTTGTGACAGAACGAATCATAAAGAAATGCTTTGAAAAAGGGTTGATTGTCTATCCGGCAATCGGTGGGATCAACGGGACATCTGGAGATGCAATTATTGTCGCGCCACCACTAACCATTAATAAAGAGGAAATCAAACTATTGATGACAATCCTGGAAGAAGCGATCGCTGAAATCAGTCATGATCTCGATCACGACGGATTGTTGCAGCATCGTTCAATCAGTTAG
- a CDS encoding CoA transferase subunit A, which translates to MEPKIPSKVVEMKEVAKLFKDGMTLMCGGFGGVGAPPGLVNLILDTGVKDITLISNDVGFPWIGPGKLVTDKRISRLIASHIGSNPEAGKQMHDGELVVEFYPQGTLAEKIRAGGMGLGGILVDVGIGTLVEKGKQKVTVDEREYMIEPALTADVSIVFAKEADIYGNLTFDKSARNTNPLVATAGDITIVEAETIVEAGELDPECIVTPGAFVDYVVPSKGVDWKWVWELKRADGSLNVPPKK; encoded by the coding sequence ATGGAACCGAAAATCCCTTCAAAAGTAGTGGAAATGAAGGAAGTAGCAAAACTGTTCAAGGACGGAATGACGTTGATGTGTGGTGGATTCGGAGGTGTCGGTGCACCACCGGGTCTCGTGAATTTAATACTTGATACAGGTGTAAAGGATATAACACTCATATCCAATGATGTCGGTTTTCCATGGATCGGACCAGGCAAGCTTGTCACAGACAAAAGAATCTCACGTCTGATCGCTTCCCATATCGGCTCTAACCCTGAAGCAGGAAAACAAATGCATGATGGCGAACTTGTAGTTGAGTTTTATCCCCAAGGAACGTTAGCTGAAAAGATAAGAGCAGGTGGCATGGGTCTTGGGGGGATCCTGGTCGATGTGGGAATAGGAACATTGGTTGAAAAAGGGAAACAGAAGGTAACGGTTGATGAGCGGGAATATATGATCGAACCGGCACTCACTGCGGATGTTTCCATCGTCTTCGCGAAGGAAGCCGATATTTATGGCAACCTGACTTTCGATAAAAGTGCAAGGAACACGAACCCTCTTGTGGCGACAGCAGGAGACATTACGATTGTTGAAGCGGAAACCATCGTGGAAGCAGGCGAATTGGATCCTGAATGTATCGTAACGCCAGGGGCATTCGTCGATTATGTCGTACCGAGTAAAGGGGTGGATTGGAAATGGGTCTGGGAGCTGAAACGCGCAGACGGATCGCTGAACGTGCCGCCCAAGAAATAA
- a CDS encoding 3-oxoacid CoA-transferase subunit B: MGLGAETRRRIAERAAQEITEGMIVNLGIGIPTLVADYLKPELGVMLHTENGILGMGPSPEYGTEDGHLSNAGGYPVTLVTGASYFDSAMAFGIIRKGYLDMTILGALEVSEQGDIANWIVPGKRVPGMGGAIDLAQKAKKVIVLMNHTNKDGCSKIVQKCRLPLTVQKGAHMIITEMAVFQIDTEGLQLIEIMHPYTLEEIESATEASFTVSSELTINS; this comes from the coding sequence ATGGGTCTGGGAGCTGAAACGCGCAGACGGATCGCTGAACGTGCCGCCCAAGAAATAACAGAGGGGATGATCGTTAATTTAGGTATCGGCATTCCGACATTGGTAGCGGATTACTTGAAGCCAGAGCTAGGTGTGATGCTGCACACCGAGAACGGCATCCTCGGGATGGGACCTTCACCTGAATACGGAACGGAAGATGGGCATCTATCGAATGCGGGAGGATATCCGGTCACGCTCGTTACAGGAGCATCCTATTTTGATAGTGCGATGGCCTTCGGAATCATTCGTAAAGGGTACCTTGATATGACGATTCTTGGAGCTCTTGAAGTGAGTGAGCAAGGGGATATCGCCAATTGGATTGTGCCCGGAAAAAGAGTCCCAGGCATGGGTGGAGCCATCGATCTCGCACAAAAAGCGAAAAAAGTGATTGTCCTCATGAACCATACGAATAAGGATGGCTGCTCGAAAATTGTTCAAAAGTGCCGTTTACCTCTTACAGTCCAAAAAGGTGCTCATATGATCATTACAGAGATGGCGGTTTTCCAAATCGACACAGAAGGCTTACAACTAATTGAAATCATGCATCCTTATACGCTTGAAGAAATCGAAAGCGCAACCGAAGCATCCTTTACTGTGAGCTCTGAACTCACGATCAATTCGTGA
- a CDS encoding peptidase: MKIKQWIEENKTEAIEFLQKLVQEDSVQGNEEGVQMLVKEHLEKIGLETDYWIPEDDAFLNHPYFCSTRKDFSRSPNLVGIWRGTGGGKSIVLNGHIDVVPPGDLNQWEAEPYSGHIEDGKMYGRGVTDMKGGNLALLLAVQCLKDLGVTLKGDVLFHSVIEEESGGAGTLAAILRGYTADAALVPEPTNMKIFPKQQGSIWFRLKINGLSAHGGTRYEGVSSIEKSIPVIQAIQKLERERNKRVEDPLYRNTPIPLPINIGKIEGGSWPSSVPDEVLIEGRIGVGPQETLEEVKAEFEQAIAYIEDQWLQKHPVQVEWFGARWLPGSIEVEHPLMGILQKHYKDVVGKEPEIEASPWGTDGGLLTQVGKTPSIVFGPGVTSYAHYPNEYIELQKVFQTAEIFTHVIYEWCEGEGL, translated from the coding sequence ATGAAGATCAAACAATGGATTGAGGAAAATAAAACGGAAGCGATTGAATTCTTACAAAAACTAGTACAAGAAGATAGTGTACAGGGAAATGAAGAGGGAGTCCAAATGCTTGTTAAAGAGCATCTCGAAAAGATCGGACTTGAAACGGACTATTGGATACCTGAAGATGATGCGTTTTTGAATCATCCTTATTTCTGCTCGACCCGAAAGGATTTTTCCAGAAGCCCTAATCTTGTTGGCATATGGCGTGGGACAGGCGGAGGAAAATCAATCGTATTGAACGGTCATATCGATGTCGTTCCACCAGGGGACCTGAATCAATGGGAGGCAGAGCCCTATAGCGGGCATATCGAAGACGGTAAAATGTACGGTCGAGGGGTTACGGACATGAAGGGTGGGAATCTCGCTCTTCTTTTGGCTGTTCAATGTCTGAAAGACCTCGGTGTCACACTGAAAGGGGATGTGTTGTTCCATAGCGTCATCGAAGAAGAAAGTGGTGGTGCAGGAACATTGGCGGCGATCTTAAGGGGATACACAGCGGATGCGGCTCTGGTACCTGAGCCGACGAATATGAAAATCTTTCCAAAGCAACAAGGGTCGATCTGGTTTCGCTTGAAGATCAATGGTTTATCAGCTCATGGTGGGACAAGGTACGAAGGGGTTAGTTCCATCGAAAAGTCGATTCCGGTCATCCAGGCCATTCAGAAATTGGAAAGGGAGCGGAACAAGCGTGTAGAGGATCCGCTTTACCGGAACACCCCTATTCCATTGCCTATCAACATCGGGAAAATAGAAGGGGGAAGTTGGCCATCCTCTGTACCGGATGAAGTGCTCATTGAAGGACGGATCGGAGTAGGTCCTCAAGAAACGCTGGAGGAGGTAAAGGCAGAATTTGAACAGGCAATCGCTTATATCGAAGACCAATGGCTGCAGAAACATCCCGTCCAAGTGGAATGGTTCGGAGCTCGTTGGCTGCCTGGTTCGATTGAGGTCGAGCATCCCTTGATGGGAATCCTTCAAAAACACTACAAAGACGTAGTCGGCAAAGAACCTGAAATCGAGGCTTCTCCATGGGGAACAGATGGAGGACTGCTTACTCAAGTTGGTAAAACGCCTTCAATCGTATTTGGACCAGGTGTGACCTCCTACGCCCATTACCCAAATGAATATATTGAACTTCAGAAGGTGTTTCAAACAGCAGAAATTTTCACTCATGTCATCTATGAGTGGTGTGAGGGAGAAGGATTATAG
- a CDS encoding ester cyclase: MDYKQFVQSFQDEVINGRCYDKFLDYCHEDFTYKSNEENCIFGFEAFRDQMEQYFDAFPNLTFQTINMFQDGNCIIQYWCAKGKHNYNNSRIPGKPIKFHGFSLFRFKGRKIYENYVCYNEYDILKQLGIFQNV, encoded by the coding sequence ATGGACTACAAACAGTTTGTCCAGTCGTTCCAGGATGAGGTGATCAACGGAAGGTGTTATGATAAATTTCTTGACTATTGCCATGAAGATTTCACCTACAAATCCAATGAAGAGAACTGTATCTTCGGGTTTGAAGCTTTTCGAGACCAAATGGAGCAGTATTTTGATGCCTTTCCTAATCTTACCTTCCAAACAATCAATATGTTTCAAGATGGAAATTGTATCATCCAATACTGGTGTGCCAAGGGTAAGCACAACTACAATAATTCACGTATACCTGGAAAGCCGATAAAATTCCATGGTTTTTCCCTCTTCCGTTTCAAGGGAAGAAAGATCTACGAAAACTATGTGTGTTATAACGAATATGATATCCTGAAACAATTAGGAATCTTCCAAAACGTATAA
- a CDS encoding DNA alkylation repair protein, whose translation MSGPYLCPGCKTNRTRFNVIEQIPKGIKMDPQSGEIVEEYSNDNLDMFHIPYQGSKYRVQCAACGLIENEETFIARANSQKNPFLS comes from the coding sequence ATGAGTGGACCATACTTATGTCCTGGCTGCAAAACGAACAGGACCCGTTTTAACGTGATTGAACAGATTCCAAAAGGGATCAAAATGGATCCGCAATCAGGAGAAATCGTCGAAGAGTACTCCAATGACAATTTGGACATGTTCCACATTCCTTATCAGGGCTCGAAATACCGAGTGCAATGTGCCGCATGCGGTTTGATTGAGAACGAAGAAACCTTCATTGCAAGGGCGAATTCTCAAAAGAACCCGTTCTTAAGTTAA
- a CDS encoding YveK family protein, giving the protein MEELKMNEQMTLHAKGKELNLNDLKSALFKRKIMIFVITMFFTLLSALYSFYTFYTVNEASTRILVKASPETMETLLVMMDEPVVLRKVVEDLNLSMSPETLSNKISVSTVNESQVVKITVSDRDPVLAAKIANKTAEAYQSEIPQLFGFNNFKLLSTADEHSSKSYINFDLFKNLFLGIILGLFISIGIVFILDSLDQTFKTETEVENILGIPVVGSISSFKSKQFRTSNRRG; this is encoded by the coding sequence ATGGAAGAGCTTAAAATGAATGAACAAATGACATTACATGCTAAAGGAAAAGAGTTGAATCTGAATGATTTGAAATCTGCCCTCTTTAAAAGAAAGATTATGATTTTTGTCATTACTATGTTTTTCACACTGTTAAGTGCCTTGTACAGTTTTTATACATTCTACACGGTCAATGAAGCGTCCACACGCATTCTTGTGAAGGCCTCACCCGAAACGATGGAAACGTTGCTTGTCATGATGGATGAGCCGGTAGTATTAAGAAAAGTTGTTGAAGATTTGAACCTCTCAATGTCACCTGAGACCCTCTCCAACAAAATCTCAGTATCCACAGTAAATGAATCTCAAGTGGTCAAAATTACGGTTAGTGATCGTGATCCAGTCTTGGCTGCTAAGATTGCAAATAAAACAGCTGAAGCATACCAAAGCGAAATTCCCCAGTTATTTGGATTCAACAACTTTAAATTACTTTCCACAGCTGATGAACATAGCAGCAAGTCCTATATCAATTTTGATCTCTTCAAGAATTTATTTTTAGGTATCATACTTGGATTATTCATCTCTATCGGTATCGTTTTTATATTGGATAGTCTTGATCAAACGTTCAAAACTGAAACAGAAGTCGAAAACATATTAGGTATCCCTGTTGTTGGATCGATTTCAAGCTTCAAATCAAAACAATTCAGGACAAGCAATAGAAGAGGGTGA
- a CDS encoding CpsD/CapB family tyrosine-protein kinase yields the protein MGVMKERQKYRRLTSQSVEEFRTLKTHLLYSLKRRNSKSLLITSPSNQDGKSFITTHLATAFAEEGKKVLIIDANFRTPAQHHFFQVENRKGLTNILCGEKTIEDTIQKTNIYCIDLLPSGPKPPNPPQLLRSNVMSDVMEYAFWNYEIVLLDSSAILEVSDAEIISNLCEGVLLVISQDKTKVQEANEAKRILELAHANVVGITINRKG from the coding sequence ATGGGTGTTATGAAAGAACGACAGAAATATCGTAGATTGACCTCACAGTCCGTAGAAGAATTTCGGACGTTAAAAACCCATCTACTGTACTCTTTAAAAAGAAGAAACAGCAAATCTCTTTTGATCACCTCGCCTTCTAATCAAGATGGTAAATCATTTATTACTACACATCTTGCAACTGCTTTCGCAGAAGAAGGAAAAAAGGTTTTAATTATCGATGCAAACTTTAGAACCCCTGCCCAACATCATTTCTTTCAAGTGGAAAACCGAAAGGGTCTTACAAACATTTTATGTGGTGAAAAAACGATCGAAGATACGATCCAAAAGACAAACATATACTGCATCGACTTGTTGCCGAGTGGTCCTAAACCACCTAACCCGCCTCAATTGTTAAGATCAAATGTAATGTCTGACGTGATGGAATATGCATTTTGGAATTATGAAATCGTATTACTGGATTCTTCAGCCATTCTGGAAGTTTCCGATGCTGAAATCATCTCCAATTTATGTGAAGGCGTTCTACTCGTTATTTCGCAGGACAAAACGAAGGTACAAGAAGCGAATGAAGCAAAAAGGATATTGGAACTTGCTCATGCGAATGTAGTCGGAATCACCATCAACCGAAAAGGGTGA